TCTGGATGTGGCGGATGAAAAAATGGACCGGCTTTGGTCTGAGGAAGCGGAAGATCGTCTGTCGGCCTACCGGCGGGGGGAGTTGAAAGCCATTTCTCTGGAGGAGGTGTTGGCAAAATACCGCACGTCATGAATCATGGGATGCTCCTAATCCATCTACAGAAAAACCGCAGCTGAAACCGAAAGCCGTTTCGCCAGTGAGCGCATTTGGTGCACGTTCATCTCCCCCTTGCCAGCCAATATTTCCGAAACCACCCCCTGGCTGCCGATTTCCGGCAGGTCGGATTGGTGCAGGTCATGTTGCT
The sequence above is drawn from the Magnetococcales bacterium genome and encodes:
- a CDS encoding addiction module protein gives rise to the protein MEKAVATIEAEALKLSPIARLELVDAILGSLDVADEKMDRLWSEEAEDRLSAYRRGELKAISLEEVLAKYRTS